AGCTCTCCGACATCGACGCCCCGCACCGCGCCGCCCACTTCGCGTGCGCCGCCGCCCTCGCCCTGCCGGACGGCACCGAACGCGTCGTGGAGGGCCGCCTCGACGGCACCCTCCGCCACACCCCCGCGGGCACCGGCGGCTTCGGCTACGACCCGGTCCTCCAGCCCGACGGCGAAACCCGCACCTGCGCCGAGCTGACCCCCGACGAGAAGAACGCCATCAGCCACCGCGGCAAGGCCTTCCGCGCCCTGGCCCCGGTCGTCCGCGAACTGCTGGGCTGAGCGCACGCGAAGAGGGGCCGCCCGATCGGACGGCCCCTCTTCGATTGTGCGGCCGGTGGGACTCGAACCCACATGGGCCAACGCCCAGAGGCACCTAAAACCTCCGCTTATGCCAATTCAGCAACGGCCGCGTGTGCCCGCCATGCTACCGGGGAAGCGGTGGGCGTCTACGTGGCCCGCCTGTTTCCGCCCCGGCACCACGTTCCGGTGATCGCATGGCAGTTGGGGCACAGCAGCCGCAGGTTCCCGCGCCGGTCGTCGCTCCAGTCGCCGTTGACGTGGTCGACCTCCAGCGTCATGGGCCGCCCCAGCCATTCGGGCCCCGCCCCGCACTCGGCGCACACCTCCGGTACGCCGGTCTCGCGCAGCGCGCGGCGCAGCAGATGGGTCCTGGTCCGGCGCTTGGCGTCGTGCTTGACCAGGATGTCCTCGGGGCGTCTGGCCGGTGTCGCACCCCGCTTGCCCCGCCCGTGCGCCTGTCCGAGGAAATGCTGGGTGGAGAGGCCTTCATCGGCGGTCCACTGGCGGAACCTCGCCCGCTGGGTGCGGCTGTCCGGCCGGCCCAGACGGCGCAGTGCCTCCGCCACGGATACGGAAGCGGCGACCGCCTCCCGCAGTTCGCAGGGCGTCGGCCGGCCTGGGACCGCGTCGGGGGCGAAGTGCGAGATGTCGATGCCGAACCGGGCGAACCGCCTGGTCAGGTATCTGCGGAGCTTGCCGTACGGCGGCGTGCCGAAGAAGGCTATGACCTCGTCCAGGTCGGTGCACTGCTCGGCCGCCTGGGCCAGCCGCTCCCGGGTGTAGCGCACGCCACCACCGCTCACGAGGCGCCTCCCCGGGTGGCCCGCTTGCCACGGCCCCGGTAACCATCGGTGACCGAATGGCAGTTGGGGCACAAGAAGCGCAGGTTCCCCATCCGGTTGTCCCGCCAGTCCCCGTTGACGTGGTCCACCTCCAGGGTCAGGGGCCTGCCCCGCCAGACCGGACCCGCGCCGCACAGCGCGCACCGCTTCGACACGCCCAGCGCGGTCATCGCCCAGGTGAGCCGGTCGCCCGGGACGCGCCTGGCCCAGTGGGAGGGCTGCTGGACGAGGACCTGCTCCGGCGTCCGGTGACGCCAGGGCCTGCCGCGACCGTTCGGTGCCCGGAAGTGCGAGGTGTCGATGCCGTACGCGCGTATGCGACGGCTGATGTGCGCGTGGTGGCCGCCGACGACCCCGAGGCCGAGGTGGCGCAGTACCTCGCACATGTTCGTGGATGCCGAGACGGCCGCCTGGAGGGTGTCCCTGGTCCACCTCACCCCCTCCCGTTCGAAGTGCGAGGTGTCCACCCCGAGCCGCCTCATCCGCTCCCTGAGATAGCGGCGAGAGGGGCTTTCCGGATCGACCCCCAGTCTCGTCAGGGCCTCCGACAGTGTTCGTGCCCCGCGAGCGGCCTCCTCGAGGCGCTCCTTCGTGTACGGACTGACCCCCATGCGTGCCCCCTCCCCGTCCGGCCGGCTGTTCGTGGCCTCGCACGGAACAACGAACCGACTATCGGACGGTCACGTCCGATAAGCGGAACGGCCCGTACCGCCGGGTGTGGAGGCGGTGCGGGCCGTTCGGGTGGGGCGGGGGCTCAGATGCCCAGGTCCTTGATGATCTTGGCTACGTGGCCGGTGGCCTTGACGTTGTACAGGGCGCGCTCGACCTTGCCGTCCTCGTCCACGACGACCGTCGAGCGGATGACGCCCGTCACGGTCTTGCCGTACAGCTTCTTCTCGCCGTACGCGCCGTAGGCCTCCAGGACCTTCTTCTCCGGGTCGCCGACCAGGGTGACCTTCAGGTCCTCCTTCTCCCGGAACTTCGCCAGCTTCTCCGGCTTGTCCGGCGACACGCCGATGACGTCGTACCCGGCGTCGGCGAGCAGCTCCAGGTTGTCGGTGAAGTCGCACGCCTGCTTGGTGCAGCCGGGCGTGAGCGCCGCCGGGTAGAAGTAGACGATGACCTTGCGGCCCTTGTGGTCCGCGAGCGAGACGTCGTTGCCGTCCGCGTCGGGCAGGGTGAAGGCGGGGGCGGTGTCGCCGGGCTGCAGTCGCTCGCTCATGGCTGTGGCTCTCCTCGGGGGCGGGTGCGGGCGGTACCCGACCGAGCCTAACGGGGGGTCTGGGACAGCCCCGGGCCGGTCGAGCTGACAAACTGTCCATGACGAAGCGAACCGGAGATCCACGACCACCAACGGAGGCAGCTCGGTGTCGGACGACAGGACCCCCGCGCAGATCGAGGCGGACATCGTCCGCCGGCGCGAGCAGCTCGCCGTCACGCTCGACGAGATCGGCGTACGGGTGCACCCGAAGACGATCATCGGTGACGCGAAGGCGAAGGTGGCCTCGACGGTGGACGAGACGGCCGGCCGGGCCTTCGTCGCCGTGAACCGGATGGTGACCGACGTGCGGGCCCGGTTCGTGGACGAGCAGGGCGCGCCGCGGCTGGAGCGGGTGGTGCCGGTGGCGCTGCTCGCGGTGGGTGTGATCGGGCTGATCGCGGTGTCGTCGTCGCGGAAGCACCGGCGCTGAGGGTCCGCCGGGCCCCTCGGGCGGGGGCGGGGGCGCGGGGCAGGTAAGTTCGTGGGGTGAGCGAGAACACCCACGACAAGTTGCCCATCCGGATGCTGCACGACCGGGTGCTGGTCCGGTCCGACGTTCCCGAGGGCGAGCGGCGCTCGGGAGGCGGCATCCTCATCCCGGCGACCGCCGCGGTAGGCCGCAGGCTGGCCTGGGCCGAGGTGGTCGCGGTCGGTCAGAACGTCCGTACCGTGGAGCCCGGTGACCGGGTCCTGTACGACCCGGAGGACCGGGCCGAGGTGGAGGTGCGGGGGGTGGCGTACGTGCTGATGCGCGAGCGTGACCTGCACGCGGTGGCCGCGGACCGTTTCGAGGGCTCCGAGGATTCGACGGGGCTCTATCTCTGATCGTCTCTCCGCCTACGGGTGCCCCGTGGTGGTTGCTACCGTGGAGGGCACCCGACGAGACGCGCCGTACCGGGGCAAGGCAAAGACGACGCACACCGGTGAGGTCTCCTGTCGGAAGGTGTGTGTCGTCATGGCCTGGGTTCTGCTGGTGGTCGCCGGTCTGCTGGAGGTCGGCTGGTCGGTGGGGATGAAGTACACGGACGGGTTCACGCGGCTGTGGCCGAGTGTGGCGACCTGTCTGGGGATCGTCGCGAGCATGGTGCTGCTGGCCCAGGCGACGAGGACGCTGCCGATCGGCACGGCGTACGGGGTGTGGGTGGGCATCGGCGCGGCCGGTGCGGCGGTGGTGGGGATGGTGGTGCTGGGTGAGCCGGTGACGGCCGCCCGGATCTTCTTCGTCTGTCTGCTGCTGGTGGCGGTGGTGGGGCTCAAGGCCACGTCGGGCCACTGAGCCCCCACCTGCGGGGTCGGGCGGTCGTCACTCGATGATCTGGATGCCGTCCCCGGCGGGCTGCGGCCCGGGGTGTCCCGGCTCGCCGGGCCGTACGGGCTGTGCGGGCTGCCCTGGTCGTGCGAACTGGTGCCGGGGCCGGTCGTCGGTGGCGTTCCCGGTCGTGCTCTCGGCGCCCGCCTCCTCCGTGAGGTCCTCCGGTTCCGCCTCTTCCCGGATCTCGGCGCCTTCCGCGATCCTCAGGTCGAAGTCGCGGGCCGGGGTGCCGTCGAGGGCGGTGCCCGTGTAGTGGGCCCACACCTCGGCGGGGGCGCCGCCGCCGTTGACGCGGGGCATGCCCATCGCGCCGTACAGGGGTTTCTGCGCGCCGGTCTTGGGGTCCTGGCCCATCAGGGCGACGACGGTGGCCAGGTCGGGGGTGTATCCGGCGAACCAGGCGGCCTTGTCGTCCTCGGCGGTGCCGGTCTTGCCCGCGGCGGGGCGGCCGACGGCGCGGGCGGCGGTGCCGGTGCCGCCTTCGACGACGCCGCGCAGGACGGCGGTGGTC
This genomic window from Streptomyces thermolilacinus SPC6 contains:
- a CDS encoding DMT family transporter — encoded protein: MAWVLLVVAGLLEVGWSVGMKYTDGFTRLWPSVATCLGIVASMVLLAQATRTLPIGTAYGVWVGIGAAGAAVVGMVVLGEPVTAARIFFVCLLLVAVVGLKATSGH
- a CDS encoding GroES family chaperonin, yielding MSENTHDKLPIRMLHDRVLVRSDVPEGERRSGGGILIPATAAVGRRLAWAEVVAVGQNVRTVEPGDRVLYDPEDRAEVEVRGVAYVLMRERDLHAVAADRFEGSEDSTGLYL
- a CDS encoding DUF3618 domain-containing protein; this translates as MSDDRTPAQIEADIVRRREQLAVTLDEIGVRVHPKTIIGDAKAKVASTVDETAGRAFVAVNRMVTDVRARFVDEQGAPRLERVVPVALLAVGVIGLIAVSSSRKHRR
- a CDS encoding HNH endonuclease signature motif containing protein, translated to MGVSPYTKERLEEAARGARTLSEALTRLGVDPESPSRRYLRERMRRLGVDTSHFEREGVRWTRDTLQAAVSASTNMCEVLRHLGLGVVGGHHAHISRRIRAYGIDTSHFRAPNGRGRPWRHRTPEQVLVQQPSHWARRVPGDRLTWAMTALGVSKRCALCGAGPVWRGRPLTLEVDHVNGDWRDNRMGNLRFLCPNCHSVTDGYRGRGKRATRGGAS
- a CDS encoding HNH endonuclease signature motif containing protein, producing MSGGGVRYTRERLAQAAEQCTDLDEVIAFFGTPPYGKLRRYLTRRFARFGIDISHFAPDAVPGRPTPCELREAVAASVSVAEALRRLGRPDSRTQRARFRQWTADEGLSTQHFLGQAHGRGKRGATPARRPEDILVKHDAKRRTRTHLLRRALRETGVPEVCAECGAGPEWLGRPMTLEVDHVNGDWSDDRRGNLRLLCPNCHAITGTWCRGGNRRAT
- the bcp gene encoding thioredoxin-dependent thiol peroxidase; its protein translation is MSERLQPGDTAPAFTLPDADGNDVSLADHKGRKVIVYFYPAALTPGCTKQACDFTDNLELLADAGYDVIGVSPDKPEKLAKFREKEDLKVTLVGDPEKKVLEAYGAYGEKKLYGKTVTGVIRSTVVVDEDGKVERALYNVKATGHVAKIIKDLGI